In one Micromonospora polyrhachis genomic region, the following are encoded:
- a CDS encoding substrate-binding periplasmic protein, with protein sequence MSPTSRRPSILWRGLRTRGPMLALIVVVLLSATVIAVGLRASPTAPSRPMLVSSGSWAPFVGPELPDGGPVAKLVVEILNRSGYSPEIRHTSWSLAEKQVTSGASHAVFPLVGSESRRAGFLLSDSLLDIEYVLFYDRRRGEPKISAPADLAGLRVGGIAGYDYWKELESAVSTFVTFDSPLEGFQALADGRVDVLAEGLLPGQAVLTGTSFAGDASNFGYLQNDSPLVHSVEGLYFMMADTPEAAIVMKRFNEVLAKLRSSGEYKEIVPGFEPAEGRQVTLIPVGDTGLVELLDDNGRLALLAPQGTRAQVLVWPREFVASPGASRAPILVKVKVVNGPAQGRVLHVDARALLIDAEGK encoded by the coding sequence GTGAGCCCGACCTCACGCCGACCGTCCATCCTGTGGAGGGGGCTCCGGACCCGAGGGCCGATGCTCGCCCTGATCGTGGTGGTGCTCCTGTCGGCAACGGTCATCGCCGTCGGCCTACGCGCCTCTCCCACGGCCCCGTCCCGACCGATGCTGGTCTCCAGTGGATCGTGGGCACCGTTCGTCGGCCCCGAACTGCCCGACGGGGGCCCGGTCGCCAAACTGGTCGTCGAGATCCTCAACCGGTCCGGCTACTCGCCCGAGATCCGGCACACCTCGTGGTCACTGGCCGAGAAGCAGGTCACCTCCGGCGCGTCCCACGCGGTGTTTCCGCTGGTGGGCAGCGAGTCACGGCGGGCCGGCTTCCTGCTCTCCGATTCGCTCCTCGACATCGAGTACGTGTTGTTCTACGACCGCCGTCGGGGTGAGCCGAAGATCTCCGCACCGGCCGACCTGGCCGGCCTGCGGGTGGGCGGCATCGCCGGATACGACTACTGGAAGGAACTGGAGTCCGCGGTCAGCACCTTCGTGACCTTCGACTCGCCGCTGGAGGGCTTCCAGGCGCTGGCCGACGGGCGCGTCGACGTACTCGCCGAAGGGCTGCTCCCCGGTCAGGCGGTGCTGACCGGTACGTCGTTCGCCGGAGACGCCAGCAACTTCGGCTACCTCCAGAACGACAGTCCGCTGGTCCATTCGGTGGAGGGCCTGTACTTCATGATGGCCGACACTCCCGAGGCCGCCATCGTGATGAAACGGTTCAACGAGGTGCTGGCGAAGTTGCGCAGCAGTGGCGAGTATAAGGAGATCGTTCCCGGGTTCGAGCCAGCCGAGGGCCGGCAGGTCACCCTGATCCCGGTGGGCGATACCGGCCTGGTGGAACTCCTGGACGACAACGGAAGGCTGGCCCTGTTGGCCCCCCAGGGCACTCGCGCGCAGGTGCTCGTCTGGCCCCGGGAGTTCGTGGCATCGCCCGGCGCATCCCGCGCACCGATCCTGGTCAAGGTGAAGGTCGTCAACGGGCCGGCACAGGGCCGGGTGCTCCACGTCGACGCACGCGCCCTCCTGATCGATGCGGAGGGGAAATGA
- a CDS encoding MFS transporter, whose product MRTALRSRSIRIFATTQFLLEVQFWFPVWLIYLLDLGFPLATAMLADAVFRIVSVVCEFPVGVIADRVGRRRAYLTLAGLSVLTFALIAQIQSSPLLFATWVLWGVLWALTSGAASAYLYELCAQDELPINPARAFGLVRAVGHGSVLVSLLAAGYLYEADPRLPFAVTSALAAVAFLLALRLPEIRGSRVATSLSAALADIRRALTLAQVRQAVLLGILLLLFGWSARILFQPLALELGLSARVTGWMYAAFAAASVLGGLAAGHLAVTRRRTALAAAFLLVLVALAATSQVVSLGPFVFLPVMGFGYTLGMTVLDVFTNEAAPPAVRAAIFGVVTCTAGIGIAVGRPLLGILADDHSVPYAAGLWTVVGVPLVGLALLVIRRVQPGWMRHGSAGPPVRERQSSTAE is encoded by the coding sequence ATGAGAACCGCCCTCCGCAGCCGGTCGATACGGATCTTCGCGACCACCCAGTTCCTGCTGGAGGTGCAGTTCTGGTTTCCGGTCTGGCTGATCTACCTGCTGGACCTGGGCTTCCCGCTGGCCACGGCGATGCTCGCCGACGCGGTGTTCCGGATCGTCTCGGTGGTCTGTGAGTTTCCGGTGGGGGTGATCGCGGACCGGGTCGGCCGCCGCCGCGCCTATCTGACCCTGGCCGGCCTGTCGGTACTGACGTTCGCCCTGATCGCACAGATCCAGTCCAGCCCGCTGCTCTTCGCGACCTGGGTGCTGTGGGGGGTGCTCTGGGCGCTCACCTCCGGCGCGGCCAGCGCCTATCTCTACGAACTGTGTGCCCAGGACGAACTCCCGATCAATCCCGCTCGGGCCTTCGGGCTGGTACGCGCGGTCGGTCACGGGTCCGTACTGGTCTCGCTCCTGGCCGCCGGCTACCTGTACGAGGCGGATCCCCGGCTGCCGTTCGCCGTCACCTCCGCCCTGGCGGCGGTGGCGTTCCTGCTGGCCCTCCGGCTACCGGAGATCCGGGGATCGCGGGTCGCCACCTCGCTCTCCGCAGCGCTGGCCGACATCCGCCGGGCACTCACCCTGGCCCAGGTACGCCAGGCCGTCCTGCTGGGCATCCTGCTGCTGCTGTTCGGCTGGAGTGCGCGCATCCTGTTCCAGCCGCTGGCCCTGGAGCTGGGGCTCTCCGCCCGGGTCACCGGCTGGATGTACGCGGCGTTCGCCGCCGCCTCGGTGCTGGGCGGGTTGGCGGCCGGGCACCTGGCCGTAACCCGGCGACGGACGGCACTGGCGGCAGCGTTCCTGCTCGTCCTGGTCGCCCTGGCCGCCACCAGTCAGGTGGTGTCGCTCGGCCCGTTCGTCTTCCTACCGGTGATGGGCTTCGGGTACACGCTGGGCATGACGGTGCTGGACGTCTTCACCAACGAGGCCGCCCCGCCGGCGGTCCGCGCCGCGATCTTCGGGGTGGTCACCTGCACCGCCGGCATCGGCATCGCCGTGGGCCGCCCCCTGCTCGGAATACTGGCCGACGACCATTCGGTCCCGTACGCCGCCGGACTGTGGACTGTCGTCGGCGTACCGCTGGTGGGGTTGGCCCTGCTGGTGATCCGGCGAGTCCAGCCCGGCTGGATGCGCCACGGGTCGGCCGGACCGCCGGTCCGTGAGCGACAGTCCTCGACAGCGGAGTGA
- a CDS encoding aminoglycoside phosphotransferase family protein, translated as MSITIPSVLTRNVVENWGDDGTRWLEALPALLDEVARDWQLTVGTPYLLSYHWVTSVTRADGTDAVLKLGVPAGHLELEAQALRAYDGQGAVRLLAEDPKRGALLLERADPGTPAAALVPRDDTEATAAIIAVGRRLHRTPPPGCTLPDVREESESFRAHLRRFPGDDPLPRHLVECAGTLFDELCASAADRFVLHGDLHHDNVLRAEREPWLAIDPHGVVGDPGYECGAVLYNPDPWRREDDLLALVPARIEQLADGFGIPVDRVVAWGFVTAVLSEVWTAQGDGTPGDRALDVATMLYPRLP; from the coding sequence GTGTCGATCACGATTCCGTCCGTCCTGACCCGAAACGTCGTCGAGAACTGGGGTGACGACGGCACCCGGTGGCTGGAGGCGTTGCCCGCACTGCTCGACGAGGTCGCCCGCGACTGGCAGCTCACCGTCGGCACGCCCTACCTGCTCAGCTACCACTGGGTCACCTCGGTCACCCGCGCCGACGGTACGGACGCCGTACTGAAGCTCGGTGTACCGGCCGGGCACCTGGAACTCGAAGCGCAGGCGCTCCGGGCGTACGACGGACAGGGCGCGGTGCGGCTGCTCGCCGAGGACCCGAAGCGGGGTGCGCTGCTGCTGGAGCGCGCCGACCCCGGCACCCCGGCGGCGGCGTTGGTACCGCGCGACGACACCGAGGCGACGGCCGCGATCATAGCGGTGGGGCGACGGCTCCACCGGACGCCGCCGCCCGGGTGCACCCTGCCGGACGTCCGCGAGGAGAGCGAGTCGTTCCGGGCGCACCTGCGGCGATTTCCCGGTGACGACCCGCTGCCCCGTCACCTCGTCGAGTGCGCGGGCACGCTCTTCGACGAACTGTGCGCGAGCGCGGCGGACCGGTTCGTGCTGCACGGCGACCTGCACCATGACAACGTGCTGCGGGCCGAGCGTGAACCCTGGCTCGCCATCGACCCGCACGGGGTGGTGGGCGACCCGGGGTACGAGTGCGGTGCCGTGCTCTACAACCCTGACCCGTGGCGGCGCGAGGACGACCTTCTCGCCCTCGTACCGGCACGGATCGAACAGCTCGCCGACGGCTTCGGGATCCCGGTCGACCGCGTCGTCGCCTGGGGATTCGTCACCGCAGTGCTCTCCGAGGTGTGGACGGCGCAGGGCGACGGCACACCTGGCGACCGTGCCCTGGACGTCGCGACGATGCTCTATCCCCGGCTGCCGTAG
- a CDS encoding DUF916 domain-containing protein, translated as MLAIVGVSALTGPVAAADPGEDLDTIGIKLMEAPADRRDDSRAQRYIIDHLAPGTTIRRQVEISNRTDKRKRIQLYAAAADVQGEQFRFGEGRTANELSSWTSLSQPEVTLEPGQNQAVTTTIAVPPTASAGERYAVVWASAASDPKPNAVAKVHRVGIRVYLDVGPGGEPASGFDIEEFTTSRAADGRPSLTVKVTNTGGRALDLSGTLWLTDEPGEIRAGPFPVVEGTTLAPEQTGKVTVALPSRLDNGPWKAELTLTSGVVRRTATMVVTFPDPGDPPATFKASNVRMIFTGSAAAGLLVLVGIILFLRRAQLKSLAAAVTGARRRR; from the coding sequence ATGCTGGCCATCGTCGGCGTCAGCGCCCTGACCGGTCCGGTCGCGGCGGCCGATCCGGGGGAGGACCTGGACACCATCGGTATCAAGCTGATGGAGGCACCGGCCGATCGTCGCGACGACTCGCGCGCCCAGCGGTACATCATCGACCACCTGGCGCCCGGTACGACGATCCGTCGGCAGGTCGAGATCTCCAACCGGACCGACAAACGCAAGCGGATCCAGCTCTACGCCGCCGCTGCGGACGTGCAGGGCGAGCAGTTCCGCTTCGGCGAGGGCCGGACGGCCAACGAGTTGTCGTCGTGGACCTCCCTGAGTCAGCCCGAGGTGACCCTCGAACCGGGGCAGAACCAAGCCGTGACCACCACGATCGCGGTGCCGCCCACCGCGTCCGCCGGCGAACGGTACGCGGTCGTCTGGGCCTCCGCGGCCTCCGACCCCAAGCCGAATGCCGTAGCGAAGGTCCATCGGGTCGGCATTCGGGTCTACCTCGACGTCGGTCCGGGCGGCGAGCCCGCCTCGGGCTTCGACATCGAGGAGTTCACCACCAGTCGCGCCGCCGACGGCCGCCCCTCCCTCACCGTCAAGGTGACCAACACCGGCGGGCGGGCGCTCGACCTGAGCGGCACGCTCTGGCTCACCGACGAGCCCGGGGAAATCAGGGCCGGACCGTTTCCCGTGGTCGAAGGCACCACGCTCGCACCCGAGCAGACAGGCAAGGTCACCGTCGCCCTGCCCAGCCGCCTCGACAACGGGCCGTGGAAGGCGGAGTTGACCCTCACCAGTGGTGTGGTCCGTCGTACCGCCACGATGGTGGTCACCTTCCCGGATCCGGGCGACCCGCCAGCCACCTTCAAGGCCAGCAACGTACGGATGATCTTCACCGGCTCGGCGGCGGCAGGGCTGCTCGTCCTGGTCGGGATCATCCTGTTCCTGCGCCGGGCCCAGCTGAAGTCCCTGGCCGCTGCCGTGACGGGGGCCCGGCGACGCAGGTGA